GATTCAAGCTTTACTGATGCAGGCCCGTAATTCCGGAGATATGGCTACAAAAGCACATTATCAGGATTTACTGGCAAGAATAGCAGGGGTACTAAACACAAAAAATTAAGCAACACAAACACCTAACATGAATAGAATTTTATTATTTCTTTTATTTTCCTGTGTGCAGTTCGTTTATGCACAGGAAGTAATTACGATCAAGGGAAGGGTCCTTGATGCCAGCAGTCAAAATCCGATCAGCGGAGTGACGGTTCTGCTGGGTAGCTCTGCAGTCAGTGAAGACACCGGAGTTCCGGGACAGATTCAGCAGTCTGCTTTGGGAACTTTAACTGATTCAAACGGAGAATTTCAGTTGAAAGTGCCTAAAAACACTGCTTTTATTACCGTATCATTTGTTGGATATGAGAGCCAGAATGTAAAAGTAAATGGTGGAGAGAAGACTATTTATCTGCGTTCGGAAAATCAGTCTCTGGAAGAAGTTATTGTGACCGGATATACGGACATCAGCAAACGTAAGAATACCACAGCTTATAATAAACTGAAGGTTGATGAGATCAGACAGGCGGGTGTGTCAGGTATCGATCAGTTACTGGAAGGAAAAGTAGCGGGTCTGCAATTGAGTAATCTGAACGGAGGACCGAACAGTGCTCCACAAATCCGTATCAGAGGTACTGTATCAATGAACGGAACGCAGGATCCGTTATGGGTAATCGACGGACTTCCAATAGAAGGAACAGCGCTTCCAAACAGTTTTGATAAGGACAATCTGAATAACCTGACCAATCTTCCTATTGCCGGCATCAACCCGGATGATATTGAAGATATCACAGTACTAAAGGATGCCGCAGCAACTTCTATTTATGGAGCACGCGCCGCAAATGGAGTAATTGTGATTACAACCAAAAAAGGAAAAAAAGGTCCTGCACAGGTGCAGATCAGCGCCAACAGCTTTGTGTCGCAACGTCCGGATTACAATAAACTGAATCTGATGTCCTCAAGCGAAAAAGTTGATTTTGAACTGGCTATGGCAAACAGAACCGATCTGGATTACCGTGCAGACAGGGGAGCTGTTGCCCGTATTCTCGCAACAGGAAATGAACTGGATGCATTCAGAAAAGGAGGATTCAGTGCTTTATCTTTGACGAGTCAGGAGGCTATCAATACGTTGCGCAGCCAGCAGACCAATTGGAGAGACGAACTTTTTCGTAATGCTGTCAACCAGCAATACACAGCATCCGTGTCAGGAGGTACAGATGCACATAAGAAAGAGAAAATACATCCTATTCTCTGGCGAATAAAAGTTTGAAGGCTATTGCCAATCTGGAATATCAGATTATTCCTTCTTTGTCTGTACGTACAGAACTTGGACTTCAGTTTGAAGAAGTAGGTACCGAACGTTTTGGAGATAAAGAGTCTTACTTAACAAGAAAGTTCAGAGAGAATACCCGTTATTACGATAGCCAGACAAAACAGTATAAATACTTCCTGCCGGATGGTGGTATTATTGAAAATAGTAACAAAAGTGAATTTCAATACAACTGGAAATCTTTTGTACAGTATAATAAGACATTTAACAGTCGTCATGAACTGGATGTCATGGCCGGTACCGAACTGAGAAGATCAAAAAACACGCTGATCTCGACCAAAGGATTCGGGTTTAATCCGGTAACATTGACGACGCAGAATATTGTATTTCCAAACAGTAACTATCAGAATAACGGATTATACAGACAATATGCGAAAGCAATAGGAGAGACTGCATACGCTTCATTCTATGCCAATGCATCTTATACATTAGACCGTAAGTATAATGTTTACGGAAGTATCCGTTACGA
The Sphingobacterium spiritivorum genome window above contains:
- a CDS encoding TonB-dependent receptor plug domain-containing protein — protein: MNRILLFLLFSCVQFVYAQEVITIKGRVLDASSQNPISGVTVLLGSSAVSEDTGVPGQIQQSALGTLTDSNGEFQLKVPKNTAFITVSFVGYESQNVKVNGGEKTIYLRSENQSLEEVIVTGYTDISKRKNTTAYNKLKVDEIRQAGVSGIDQLLEGKVAGLQLSNLNGGPNSAPQIRIRGTVSMNGTQDPLWVIDGLPIEGTALPNSFDKDNLNNLTNLPIAGINPDDIEDITVLKDAAATSIYGARAANGVIVITTKKGKKGPAQVQISANSFVSQRPDYNKLNLMSSSEKVDFELAMANRTDLDYRADRGAVARILATGNELDAFRKGGFSALSLTSQEAINTLRSQQTNWRDELFRNAVNQQYTASVSGGTDAHKKEKIHPILWRIKV